A single region of the Nicotiana sylvestris chromosome 6, ASM39365v2, whole genome shotgun sequence genome encodes:
- the LOC138870469 gene encoding uncharacterized protein — MYQHLRHHYWWRRMKKDIVEYVAWCLNYQQVKYEHRRSGGLLQRLEIPEWKWERVTMDFIVGLPQAQKRFDVVWVIVDRKKGKLGPRYIRPFEILEKIGKVAYKLAFPPSLSTVHLVFHVSMLQKYDGDLSHVLVFNTIQLDEDLTYIEEHVAILDRQVQKLKSKNIASGKVQWRCHLIEKVTWETKHDLRSHYPHLFTTAGMSLCTFRDENLF, encoded by the exons atgtatcagcaTTTGAGgcatcactattggtggaggagaatgaagaaagacatagtggagtatgtagcttggtgcctaaattatcagcaggtgaagtatgaacatCGACGgtcgggtggtttgcttcagcgacttgagattcctgagtggaaatgggagcgtgtcaccatggacttcattgttggtcTCCCACAAGCTCAGAAGAGATTTGACGTggtatgggtgattgtggacag gaagaagggaaagttgggTCCTAGGTATATAAGACCTTTTGAAATCCTTGAGAAGATTGGGAAGGTGGCCTACAAACTTGCTTTTCCACCTAGTTTATCTACGGTTCATCTGGTGTTCCATGtctctatgctccagaagtatgaTGGTGATCTTTCTCATGTTCTAGTCTTCAACACAATCCAATTGGACGAGGATTTGACTTATATTGAGGAGCATGTGGCTATCTTGGACAGACAGGTCCAAAAATTgaaatcaaagaatattgcttCAGGAAAGGTTCAATGGAGGTGTCATCTGATCGAgaaggtgacctgggagaccaagcacgACTTGCGGAGTCATTATCCTCATCTATTCACCACTGCAGGTATGTCCTTATGCACGTTCAGGGACGAAaatttgttttaa